Sequence from the Aquipuribacter hungaricus genome:
GTCCTCGGCCCGGGCGGCCGCCCGCAGCCGGGTCGCGGCGACGGTGAGCGCCTCGTCGCCGGAGCGGTGGCCGAGCTGGTCGTTGACGGCCTTGAGGTGGTCGAGGTCGAGCACCGCGACGCCCATCGGCTGCCCGGTCGCCTCGGCGGCCTCGGCCATGGCCCGGCCGCGCGTCATGAACAGGGCGCGGTTGGGCAGGCCGGTCAGCTCGTCGGTGTAGGCCATCCGGCGCAGGCCCTGCTCGAGCCGGCGCTCGGCGGTCCGGTCCCGGAAGCTCCAGACCCGGCCCACGACCCGGCCCTCGATCCGCTGGGGCTGCGTGTAGCGGGAGAACACCCGGCCGTCGGCCATCTCGACCTCGTCGGTGGCGACCGCCTCCGGGTCGGCATAGAGCTCGGCGACCCGGGCGCGGTAGCCCTGCGGGTCCGCGACCTGGCCGACGGCGTGGGCCAGCAGGACCCGGTCGAGGTCCTCGGTGCCGGCGGGGATGTGCCACATCCGCTCGAACGTCGAGTTCCGCCCGACGACGCGGCCGGCCAGGTCGACGACGAGGATGCCGTCGCCCGTGGACTCCAGGGTGGCGGCGAGCAGTGACAGCGACTCCGCCAGCGGGTCCGCGCGCGACAGCCGTCGCCGCAGCCCGTGACCGGCGCGCACGGGGCGCGCGGACGGCGGCTGGAACACCACGCCTGCCTCCCCTCCGTCCCTCTGTCGGGCCTGCTGGACGTTATCGGCACCGGGGTGCCGTGTCATGAGTACCCCCGACGGCCTGTCGTCACCGGCTCAGGCGGGCCTGGGCGGCCGCTCCGGCCAGGCCGGCGGCTGGGACGGGGTGCGACGCAGGTGCCAGCGCCGCATCCGCCCGAGCAGCCGGAGGGCGAACACGAGCACCGCGACCAGGACGCCGGCCACCGGGGTGAAGGCGTCGGCCTGCCACAGCAGCACGACGAGCACGCTGCCCGCCAGGCACGGCAGGGCGTAGATGTCGTCCTGGAGCACGACCGGCACCTGGCCGCTCAGCACGTCGCGGAGCACCCCGCCGCCGATGCCGGTGAGCAGGCCGAGGAACACCGCCGCCATGGGCGGTGCCCCGAGGGAGAGGGCGGTGACGGCGCCGTTGACGGTGAACAGGCCCAGGCCGCCCGCGTCGAGGACGAGCACCGCCCGCCGGAACCGCGCCAGCCCGAGGTCCTGGTAGAAGGCGACGACCCCGGCCCCGACCGCACAGCCCACCGCCCACGCGTCGCTGAGGTTCGCCGGCGGCACCGCCCCGAGCAGGACGTCGCGGATGGTGCCGCCGCCGAGGCCCGCCACGAGCGCGAGGACGACGGCGCCGAACAGGTCCATGCCGCGGCGGGCGGCCAGCAGCCCGCCCGACAGCGCGAAGACGGTCACGCCGAGGAGCTCGGCCACCTCGACGACCACCGGGACCCCTTCCGACGCGCGCCCGGACCGGTGCGGCCGGGCGGGCACATCGTCCCGTACCGGCTGCCCACGGCGGCGCCGTGGGCCTATCCTCGGGAGCACCAGCGGGCACCGGGGGGGACACCAGGATGGCGGCACGCACCAGGAGCCGGGGACGTCGGGCCGACGTCGCCCGCTCGAGGGCGGGCCGCACGCTCGTCGCCCTGCTCGGCGTCTCCTCCATCGCCCTCACGGCGGCGGCGGCGGAGCCCCTCGGACCGCGCGCGCGCACCTCCCCGGACACCGTCTTCGCCCTGGGGGAGGACGGGCTCGGCACCATCGACATGCTGCGGATGGCCGACGACGACGACGAGGCTGGCCCCGGGGACCGGGACGGGGTGCGAGGCGACGCGTCGCGCGGGGCCGGGTCACCGGGCAGCACGCGGCGCACGGTCGGCGAGGCGCCGGGCTCCCTGGGCCTCGGCCTGTCCGGCGGCCCGGTCGAGGTCCCCGTGCTCGGCGAGGAGTCCTTCGCCTCCGTCATCCCCGGCGGCATCGGTGCGGCCGGCATCCCCGCCCCCACCCTGCGGGCCTACCGTGCCGCCGCCGAGGTGCTGGGGCGCGAGGCGCCCGGCTGCGGCATCGACTGGGCGCTCCTGGCCGGCATCGGACGGGTCGAGGCCAACCACGGCCGCTTCGGCGGGGCCACCGTGAGCGACCAGGGCGTGTCCGTGCCGCGCATCCTCGGCCCCCGCCTGGACGGCTCGCTGGCCGGCACCCAGGTCATCCGCGACACCGACGGCGGGACGCTCGACGGCGACGCCGCCTACGACCGCGCGGTCGGGCCGATGCAGTTCCTGCCCGGCACGTGGGCCCGCTGGGGCAGCGACGGCGACCGTGACGGCACCGCGAACCCGCAGGACATCGACGACGCGGCGCTCGCCGCCGCCCGGTACCTGTGCGAGGGCCGCTCCGGGCTGTCCGACCCGGACGAGGCCGCCGTGGCCGTGCGCCGCTACAACAACTCCTCCTCCTACGTGCAGCTCGTGCTGAGCACCGCCGAGGGCTACCGCTCCGGCGTCGGGACCGGGGTCGGCACCGGCCGCCCCGCTGGTCTCGGCACCTCCGGCAACGACGGGCGCCCCGGCTTCGGGGACGGCTCGGACTGGTCGCCGTTCTCCGGCGAGGCCCCGCCCCCGGGCTGGAGCCTGCCGCCGGGCACCGTCG
This genomic interval carries:
- a CDS encoding trimeric intracellular cation channel family protein, which encodes MVVEVAELLGVTVFALSGGLLAARRGMDLFGAVVLALVAGLGGGTIRDVLLGAVPPANLSDAWAVGCAVGAGVVAFYQDLGLARFRRAVLVLDAGGLGLFTVNGAVTALSLGAPPMAAVFLGLLTGIGGGVLRDVLSGQVPVVLQDDIYALPCLAGSVLVVLLWQADAFTPVAGVLVAVLVFALRLLGRMRRWHLRRTPSQPPAWPERPPRPA